The Deltaproteobacteria bacterium genome window below encodes:
- a CDS encoding Hsp20/alpha crystallin family protein: MSTEVSNNNSQLSQEATPREGTRGGRFYRPSVDIVETKEELLLKCDMPGTSAEHISLAYENGALTLHGAVPARQPKDMTYLLQEYGIGDFHREFQVNEAIDSSRISAEYTNGVLVVRLPKAEAAKPRKIEVRNI, encoded by the coding sequence ATGAGCACGGAAGTAAGCAACAATAATTCGCAGCTATCTCAAGAGGCCACCCCTAGAGAGGGAACGCGAGGTGGGAGGTTTTATAGGCCAAGTGTTGATATTGTTGAGACAAAGGAGGAGCTATTGCTAAAGTGCGATATGCCTGGGACGAGTGCCGAGCATATTTCGCTAGCATATGAGAATGGTGCCTTGACGTTACATGGAGCTGTGCCAGCGCGACAACCCAAGGATATGACTTATCTCTTGCAGGAATATGGCATTGGCGACTTTCACCGCGAGTTTCAGGTGAACGAGGCTATAGATTCTAGTCGAATCTCAGCAGAATACACTAACGGCGTTTTAGTGGTGCGTCTTCCTAAGGCAGAGGCGGCGAAGCCAAGAAAGATAGAAGTTAGAAACATATAG